A single region of the Sorghum bicolor cultivar BTx623 chromosome 9, Sorghum_bicolor_NCBIv3, whole genome shotgun sequence genome encodes:
- the LOC8077919 gene encoding serine/threonine-protein kinase PBL27: MGCLPCFGSAGEGAAKKVGARKDGSSDRRVTRVESDKSKAHGGPDSKKDAVILRDGSNQHIAAHTFTFRELAAATKNFRQDCLLGEGGFGRVYKGRLENGQVVAVKQLDRNGLQGNREFLVEVLMLSLLHHDNLVNLIGYCADGDQRLLVYEFMPLGSLEDHLHDIPPEKEPLDWNTRMKIAAGAAKGLEYLHDKASPPVIYRDFKSSNILLGEGFHPKLSDFGLAKLGPVGDKTHVSTRVMGTYGYCAPEYAMTGQLTVKSDVYSFGVVFLELITGRKAIDNTKPHGEQNLVAWARPLFKDRRKFPKMADPLLQGRFPMRGLYQALAVAAMCLQEQAATRPFIGDVVTALSYLASQTYDPNAPVQHNRSNSSTPRVSRGGGSNDQRRLRSPNHHSPDLRREATAASKYEAEVSRTNSGSGSGRRSGLDDVDMSGSQLGSPAHAGRKRGSPRTAESQRAIAETKTCGEKSRGRK; the protein is encoded by the exons ATGGGCTGCCTGCCGTGCTTCGGGTCGGCTGGTGAGGGGGCGGCCAAGAAGGTTGGTGCGCGGAAGGACGGTTCGTCGGATCGTCGCGTCACCCGGGTTGAATCAG ATAAATCAAAAGCACATGGTGGACCAGACTCTAAGAAGGATGCAGTCATCCTGAGGGATGGGAGCAATCAACATATTGCAGCACACACTTTCACTTTTCGTGAACTTGCAGCTGCCACTAAGAACTTCAGACAAGATTGCTTATTGGGTGAGGGAGGTTTTGGTCGTGTTTATAAAGGACGTTTGGAGAATGGGCAG GTTGTTGCAGTGAAGCAACTTGATCGCAATGGTCTTCAAGGAAACAGGGAGTTTCTGGTTGAGGTTCTAATGCTTAGTCTGTTGCACCATGACAACCTAGTGAACCTAATTGGATACTGTGCTGATGGGGACCAACGTCTTCTTGTATACGAGTTTATGCCATTGGGATCACTTGAGGATCATTTGCATG ATATTCCACCTGAAAAGGAACCTCTGGACTGGAATACACGTATGAAGATTGCTGCTGGTGCCGCCAAGGGCTTAGAGTACTTGCATGATAAGGCAAGTCCTCCTGTTATTTACAGGGATTTCAAGTCCTCAAACATTCTACTTGGTGAAGGGTTTCATCCGAAGCTATCAGACTTTGGACTTGCCAAACTTGGTCCTGTTGGTGACAAGACTCATGTTTCAACACGTGTTATGGGAACTTATGGCTACTGTGCTCCAGAGTATGCAATGACAGGGCAGCTTACAGTTAAATCTGATGTATATAGTTTTGGTGTTGTGTTCCTTGAACTGATTACTGGCCGCAAAGCAATTGACAACACAAAACCCCACGGAGAGCAAAACCTAGTTGCATGG GCTCGTCCTCTATTCAAGGACCGCAGAAAATTTCCTAAAATGGCTGATCCATTACTTCAGGGTCGCTTCCCCATGAGGGGACTATATCAAGCTTTAGCTGTTGCTGCGATGTGTTTGCAAGAGCAGGCTGCTACTCGCCCCTTTATAGGTGACGTGGTCACTGCTCTGTCATACTTAGCTTCTCAGACATATGATCCAAATGCGCCTGTTCAACATAATCGGAGTAATTCATCTACTCCGAGGGTTAGCCGAGGTGGCGGGAGCAATGACCAACGCCGTCTCCGCTCACCGAATCACCATTCTCCAGATTTGAGAAGGGAAGCCACCGCAGCATCAAAATATGAAGCTGAGGTTAGCAGGACAAACTCTGGTAGTGGTTCTGGTCGCCGGTCTGGCTTGGATGATGTGGATATGTCAGGTTCACAATTGGGTAGTCCTGCTCACGCAGGAAGGAAGAGGGGATCTCCTAGGACTGCTGAAAGCCAGCGTGCTATAGCAGAGACCAAAACTTGTGGGGAAAAATCAAGAGGGAGAAAGTGA